A genome region from Prochlorococcus marinus CUG1417 includes the following:
- the rplB gene encoding 50S ribosomal protein L2, whose product MAIRKFKPYTPGTRQRVVTDFSEITSAKPERSLIVPKHRVKGRNNRGVITCRHRGGGHKRQYRLVDFRRDKKNINAKVAAIHYDPHRNARLALLFYEDGEKRYIIAPAGVKVGQNVISGESVPIEDGNAMPLSVMPLGSSVHCVELYAGRGAQMVRSAGASAQVMAKEGDYVALKLPSTEVRLVRKECYATLGEVGNSEIRNTSLGKAGRRRWLGRRPQVRGSVMNPCDHPHGGGEGKAPIGRAGPVTPWGKPALGLKTRKKNKPSNKLVVRRRRRVSKRSRGGRDS is encoded by the coding sequence ATGGCAATCCGTAAATTTAAACCTTATACACCTGGTACTCGGCAGAGAGTAGTTACTGACTTTAGTGAAATAACAAGTGCAAAACCCGAAAGATCACTAATAGTTCCAAAACATAGAGTTAAAGGCAGGAATAATCGTGGAGTTATCACTTGTCGTCATCGTGGAGGTGGTCACAAAAGGCAGTATAGATTAGTTGACTTTAGAAGAGATAAAAAAAATATCAACGCTAAAGTTGCAGCTATCCACTACGATCCGCATAGAAATGCAAGGCTGGCACTTTTATTCTACGAAGATGGAGAAAAAAGATATATTATCGCTCCAGCAGGAGTAAAAGTCGGACAAAATGTCATATCTGGAGAAAGTGTTCCGATTGAAGATGGTAATGCAATGCCACTTTCTGTTATGCCATTAGGATCTAGTGTTCATTGTGTTGAGTTATATGCAGGTAGGGGTGCTCAGATGGTTAGATCCGCAGGAGCTAGTGCTCAAGTTATGGCAAAAGAGGGAGATTATGTTGCTTTAAAACTTCCATCTACCGAGGTAAGACTTGTAAGAAAAGAATGCTACGCAACTCTTGGTGAAGTCGGTAATTCTGAAATAAGAAATACCAGCTTAGGTAAAGCAGGAAGAAGAAGATGGCTTGGAAGAAGGCCTCAAGTAAGAGGTAGTGTAATGAACCCATGTGATCATCCACATGGAGGAGGAGAGGGAAAAGCACCAATTGGTAGAGCAGGACCAGTTACTCCATGGGGTAAACCAGCTCTTGGATTAAAGACACGTAAAAAGAACAAACCAAGTAATAAATTAGTTGTTCGAAGACGTCGTCGTGTTTCTAAGAGGAGTAGAGGAGGAAGAGACTCTTGA
- a CDS encoding 50S ribosomal protein L23, whose product MTKLFDSRLADVIRKPVITEKATNALDLNQYTFEVDHRAAKPQIKAAVEALFSVKVIGVNTMNPPRRTRRVGKFSGKRSQVKKAIVRLAEGDKIQLFPES is encoded by the coding sequence ATGACTAAATTATTCGATTCTCGTTTAGCCGATGTAATAAGAAAGCCAGTTATTACTGAGAAAGCAACAAATGCTCTAGATCTTAACCAATATACTTTTGAAGTAGATCATAGAGCGGCAAAACCACAAATAAAGGCAGCTGTCGAAGCCTTATTCAGTGTTAAAGTCATAGGAGTTAACACTATGAATCCTCCTAGGAGAACAAGAAGAGTCGGAAAATTTTCCGGTAAACGTTCTCAGGTCAAGAAGGCAATTGTGCGTCTTGCTGAAGGAGATAAAATCCAACTATTTCCAGAATCTTAA